From Pongo pygmaeus isolate AG05252 chromosome 1, NHGRI_mPonPyg2-v2.0_pri, whole genome shotgun sequence, one genomic window encodes:
- the STYXL2 gene encoding serine/threonine/tyrosine-interacting-like protein 2, translated as MATSKDPEEEQVVPSEEDEANVRAVQAHYLRSPSPSQYSMVSDAETESIFMEPIHLSSAIAAKQIINEELKPRGVRADAECPGMLESAEQLLVEDLYNRVREKMDDTSLYNTPCVLDLQRALVQDRQEAPWNEVDEVWPNVFIAEKSVAVNKGRLKRLGITHILNAAHGTGVYTGPEFYTGLEIQYLGVEVDDFPEVDISQHFRKAAEFLDEALLTYRGKVLVSSEMGISRSAVLVVAYLMIFHNMAILEALMTVRKKRAIYPNDGFLRQLRELNEKLMEEREGDYGREGGSAEAEEGEGTGSTLGARVHALTVEEEDDSASHLSGSSLGKATQASKPLTLIDEEEEEKLYEQWKKGQGLLSDKVPQDGGGRRSASSGQDGEELEDEDEDVERIIQEWQSRNERYQAEGHRRWGREEEEEKEEESNAGSSVGRRRRTLSESSAWESVSSHDIWVLKQQLELNRPDHGGRRRTDSMSSESTWDAWNERLLEIEKEASRRYHAKSRREEAADRSSEAGSRVREDDEESVGSEASSFYNFCSRNKDKLTALERWKIKRIQFGFHKKDLEVGDSSSEPGAEEAVGEKKNPSDVSLTAYQAWKLKHQKKVGSENKEEVVELSKGEDLALAKKRQRRLELLERSRQTLEESQSMASWEADSSTASGSIPLSAFWSAAPSVNADGDTASVLSTQSHRSHLSQAASNIAGCSTSNPTTPLPNLPVGPGDTISIGSIQNWIANVVSETLAQKQNEMLLLSRSPSVASMKAVPAASCLGHDQVSMLSGQSSSSLGGCLLPQSQARPSSDMQSVLSCNTTLSSPAESSRSKVRGTSKPIYSLFADNVDLKKLGRKEKEMQMELREKMSEYKMEKLASDNKRSSLFKKKKVKEDEDDGVGDGDEDTDSAIGSFRYSSRSNSQKPETDTSSSLAVCDHYASGSRAGKEMDSSINKWLSGLRTEEKPPFQSDWSGSSRGKYTRSSLLRETESKSSSYKFSKSQSEEQDTSSYHEANGNSVRSTSRISSSSTREGREMHKFSRSTYNETSSSREESPEPYFFHRTPEPSEREESPEPQPPNWARSRDWEDVEESSKSDFSEFGAKRKFTQSFMRSEEEGEKERTENREEGRFASGRRSQYRRSTDREEEEEMDDEAIIAAWRRRQEETRTKLQRRRED; from the exons GTATTCGATGGTCTCagatgcagaaacagaaagcatTTTCATGGAACCCATTCACCTCTCCTCAGCCATTGCAGCCAAACAGATCATCAATGAAG AACTCAAGCCACGGGGAGTCAGAGCAGACGCAGAGTGTCCAGGCATGCTGGAGTCTGCTGAACAGCTGCTGGTGGAGGACCTGTACAACCGCGTCAGGGAGAAGATGGATGACACCAGCCTCTATAATACGCCCTGTGTCCTGGACTTACAGCGGGCCCTGGTTCAGGATCGCCAAGAGGCTCCCTGGAATGAGGTGGATGAggtctggcccaatgtcttcataGCTGAGAA GAGTGTCGCTGTGAACAAGGGGAGGCTGAAGAGGCTGGGAATCACCCACATTCTGAATGCTGCGCATGGCACCGGCGTTTACACTGGCCCCGAATTCTACACTGGCCTGGAGATCCAGTACCTGGGTGTAGAGGTGGATGACTTTCCTGAGGTGGACATCTCCCAGCATTTCCGGAAGGCGGCTGAGTTCCTCGATGAGGCGCTGCTGACTTACAGAG GGAAAGTCCTGGTCAGCAGCGAAATGGGCATCAGCCGGTCAGCAGTGCTGGTGGTCGCCTACCTGATGATCTTCCACAACATGGCCATCCTGGAGGCTTTGATGACCGTGCGTAAGAAGCGGGCCATCTACCCCAACGACGGCTTCCTGAGGCAGCTGCGGGAGCTCAATGAGAAGCtgatggaggagagagaaggggactATGGCCGGGAGGGGGGATcagctgaggctgaggagggcgagGGCACTGGGAGCACGCTCGGGGCCAGAGTGCACGCCCTGACGGTGGAAGAGGAGGACGACAGCGCCAGCCACCTGAGTGGCTCCTCCCTGGGGAAGGCCACCCAGGCCTCCAAGCCCCTCACCCTTATAgacgaggaggaggaagagaaactgTACGAGCAGTGGAAGAAGGGGCAGGGCCTCCTCTCGGACAAGGTCCCCCAGGATGGAGGTGGCCGGCGCTCAGCCTCCTCTGGCCAGGATGGGGAGGAGCTCGAGGACGAGGACGAGGACGTGGAGAGGATCATCCAGGAGTGGCAGAGCCGAAATGAGAGGTACCAAGCAGAAGGGCACcggaggtggggaagggaggaggaggaggagaaggaggaggagagcaaCGCTGGCTCCTCGGTGGGGAGGCGGCGGCGCACCCTGAGCGAGAGCAGCGCCTGGGAGAGCGTGAGCAGCCACGACATCTGGGTCCTGAAGCAGCAGCTGGAGCTGAACCGCCCGGACCACGGCGGGAGGCGCCGCACAGACTCGATGTCCTCAGAGAGCACCTGGGACGCGTGGAACGAGAGGCTGCTGGAGATTGAGAAGGAGGCTTCCCGGAGGTACCACGCCAAGAGCAGAAGAGAGGAGGCGGCGGACAGGAGCTCAGAAGCAGGGAGCAGGGTGCGGGAGGATGATGAGGAGAGCGTGGGCTCTGAGGCCAGCTCCTTCTACAACTTCTGCAGCAGGAACAAGGACAAGCTCACTGCCCTGGAAAGATGGAAGATCAAGAGAATCCAATTTGGATTTCACAAGAAAGACTTGGAAGTGGGAGACAGCAGCAGTGAGCCCGGTGCAGAGGAGGCAGTGGGGGAGAAGAAGAACCCCTCCGACGTCAGCCTGACAGCCTACCAGGCCTGGAAGCTGAAACACCAGAAGAAGGTGGGCAGTGAGAacaaggaggaggtggtggagctCAGCAAGGGGGAGGACTTGGCCTTGGCTAAGAAGAGACAACGGAGGCTGGAGCTGCTGGAGAGAAGCCGGCAGACGCTGGAGGAGAGCCAGTCTATGGCAAGCTGGGAGGCGGACAGCTCCACGGCCAGCGGGAGCATTCCCCTGTCTGCGTTCTGGTCTGCAGCCCCCTCAGTCAATGCTGATGGGGACACGGCATCAGTACTGAGCACCCAGAGCCACCGCTCCCACCTGTCTCAGGCTGCAAGCAACATAGCAGGGTGTTCAACCTCCAACCCCACCACACCCCTGCCTAACCTGCCAGTGGGACCTGGAGACACCATTTCCATTGGTAGTATCCAGAACTGGATTGCCAACGTAGTCAGCGAGACCCTTGCTCAGAAGCAAAATGAAATGCTGCTGTTGTCCCGCTCACCGTCTGTTGCAAGCATGAAGGCAGTACCAGCGGCCAGCTGCCTGGGGCATGACCAAGTCTCCATGCTCAGTGGACAGAGCAGCTCCTCCTTGGGTGGCTGCCTGTTGCCTCAGAGCCAGGCAAGACCCAGCTCTGACATGCAGTCTGTGCTGTCCTGCAACACCACACTGAGCTCACCCGCCGAAAGTTCCAGGAGCAAAGTGAGGGGAACCAGCAAGCCCATCTACAGCCTCTTTGCTGACAATGTGGACCTAAAGAAACTTGGCCGGAAAGAGAAGGAGATGCAGATGGAGCTTAGGGAGAAGATGTCCGAGTACAAAATGGAAAAGCTGGCCTCAGACAACAAACGCAGCTCcctcttcaagaagaaaaagGTCAAGGAAGATGAGGATGATGGTGTGGGTGATGGGGATGAGGACACTGACAGTGCCATAGGGAGCTTCCGATATTCTTCCCGCAGTAATTCCCAGAAACCTGAAACAGACACATCCTCCTCCCTGGCTGTCTGTGATCACTATGCAAGTGGCAGCAGAGCTGGCAAAGAAATGGATAGCAGTATTAATAAGTGGCTCAGTGGCCTCAGGACAGAGGAAAAACCTCCTTTCCAAAGTGACTGGTCTGGAAGTTCCAGGGGGAAGTACACCAGATCGTCCCTGCTCAGGGAGACAGAGTCTAAATCCTCCAGTTACAAGTTTTCCAAATCCCAGTCAGAGGAACAGGACACCTCCTCCTACCATGAGGCAAATGGCAACTCTGTAAGAAGCACTTCACGGATCTCATCTTCCTCCACCAGGGAGGGCAGAGAGATGCACAAGTTCTCCAGGTCCACGTACAACGAGACCTCAAGTTCCCGAGAGGAGAGCCCAGAGCCCTACTTCTTCCACCGGACCCCAGAGCCCTCAGAAAGGGAAGAGTCCCCAGAGCCACAGCCCCCAAATTGGGCCAGGTCCAGGGACTGGGAAGATGTGGAAGAGTCATCCAAGTCAGACTTCTCTGAATTTGGAGCCAAGAGGAAGTTCACCCAGAGCTTTATGAGGTctgaagaagagggagagaaagaaaggacagaaaacagagaagaagggAGGTTTGCATCTGGACGGCGGTCCCAGTATCGGAGAAGCACtgacagggaggaagaggaagaaatggaCGATGAAGCCATCATTGCTGCTTGGAGACGCCGGCAAGAAGAAACCAGGACCAAGCtgcagagaaggagggaggactgA